In Candidatus Bipolaricaulota bacterium, the genomic window GGTGAAGGTGGGGCTGATCCCTGGCGGGGGCGGGACGCAGCGCCTGCCCCGAGTGGTCGGAATCGGGAGGGCGATGGAGATGATCCTCACCGGCCACCTCTATACCGCGGGGGAAGCGCTCCAGATAGGGCTGATCCACCGCATCGCCCCGCACAATGCGCTGCTGAACCACTGCGAGGAGTTGCTCACCAAGATCCTCCATCATCCTCAGTACGCCCTATCGGCGGCAAAGCGTGCGGCCTACGCGGCGCAGCGGCTTCCGTTGGACCAAGGCCTTGACGTGGAGGCGGAGCAGTTTTCCACGTGCTTCTCCCACGATTATTTCCCGCGGTTGATGGAAGAGCAGCTGCGTGACGGGCGGTTGAAAACAACCCGGCGAAACAAAAACATCCAGGAGGGATGACGAGATGGCGTTTCTAGAGACAAAAGACAGAGCCAGGATCTACTACGAAGTCCACGGGGAAGGAGCCCCCATCCTCTTCTTGAACGGGATCATGATGAATACCATCAGCTGGGCCTATTTGGTGCCGGTGATATCGCAGCAATTCCAGCTGATACTGATGGACTTCCGCGACCAGGGGCGCTCCTCCCGCATGTCCGCGGAGTACTCCCTCGACATACACGTCGGTGATGTGTTGGCATTGCTGGATGAGCTGGGGCTTC contains:
- a CDS encoding enoyl-CoA hydratase/isomerase family protein — encoded protein: VKVGLIPGGGGTQRLPRVVGIGRAMEMILTGHLYTAGEALQIGLIHRIAPHNALLNHCEELLTKILHHPQYALSAAKRAAYAAQRLPLDQGLDVEAEQFSTCFSHDYFPRLMEEQLRDGRLKTTRRNKNIQEG